A single Marinobacter sp. es.042 DNA region contains:
- a CDS encoding 16S rRNA (uracil(1498)-N(3))-methyltransferase, producing the protein MNLALLFNEDFVAPDRAVLRGRRLAHLQSVIKVIAGDTVPVGRSDGQLGTGEVVRLTDSEAELRVTLDQAPPAPLPLTLILAMPRPKMFRRILQTCAALGVKDLWLINSYKVEKSFWQTPWLSDEQLRENLTLGLEQAKDTLMPRVQIRKLFKPFVEDELPALLADKRALVAHPGTSTPCPVHLNQPTVLCIGPEGGFTAYEVGKLEEAGCQSVHLGPRILRVETAVPVLVSRLFDACL; encoded by the coding sequence ATGAATCTGGCGTTACTGTTTAACGAGGATTTCGTAGCGCCTGACCGGGCCGTTCTGCGCGGTCGGCGCTTGGCCCACCTGCAGTCCGTTATCAAGGTCATTGCTGGCGACACCGTTCCCGTAGGCCGTTCGGATGGCCAGCTTGGAACCGGCGAAGTCGTCCGACTTACCGATAGCGAGGCAGAACTGCGAGTGACGCTGGATCAGGCTCCGCCGGCTCCTCTGCCGCTCACCCTGATTCTGGCCATGCCCCGGCCCAAGATGTTCCGTCGCATCCTGCAAACCTGCGCTGCCCTGGGCGTGAAGGACCTCTGGCTGATCAACAGCTACAAGGTGGAGAAAAGCTTCTGGCAGACGCCGTGGCTCTCAGACGAACAGCTTCGGGAGAACCTCACGCTGGGGCTGGAACAGGCAAAAGATACCCTGATGCCCCGTGTGCAGATCCGCAAGCTGTTCAAACCCTTCGTGGAAGATGAGTTGCCGGCGCTGTTGGCGGATAAACGAGCCCTGGTAGCGCATCCCGGCACAAGCACCCCCTGCCCTGTGCACCTTAACCAGCCGACCGTGCTTTGCATTGGCCCGGAAGGTGGCTTCACGGCTTACGAAGTGGGAAAACTGGAGGAAGCCGGCTGCCAGAGCGTGCATCTCGGCCCCCGTATTCTGCGAGTCGAAACCGCGGTACCGGTACTGGTGAGCCGGCTGTTCGACGCCTGCCTCTAG
- the tatC gene encoding twin-arginine translocase subunit TatC has product MNAKPDGNQLPPEQQEMPLIEHLLELRNRLLKMVLAVLVCFAAIYPFANELYLWLSEPIRSLLPVGQTMIATDVTSPFFAPLKLALVLAVFAAIPIILYQLWSFIAPGLYAHEKRLAFPLLFTSVILFYAGAAFAYYVVFPLVFGFFTAIGPEGIVELPDITSYLNFVLKMFFAFGVAFEIPIATVLLILTGATTPADLAAKRPYVVVGCFIIGMMLTPPDIISQTLLAVPMWILFEVGILFGRLAKREVADPKSDEPAGQ; this is encoded by the coding sequence ATGAATGCAAAACCCGACGGCAACCAGCTGCCTCCGGAACAGCAGGAAATGCCACTGATCGAGCACCTGCTCGAACTGCGTAATCGCCTTCTGAAAATGGTTCTTGCGGTGCTGGTCTGCTTCGCTGCCATTTATCCGTTTGCCAACGAACTTTACCTGTGGCTGTCCGAGCCTATACGCTCGCTGTTGCCCGTTGGCCAGACCATGATCGCAACGGACGTCACCTCGCCGTTCTTCGCGCCTTTAAAGCTGGCCCTGGTGCTGGCTGTGTTCGCTGCCATTCCGATCATTCTCTACCAGCTCTGGAGCTTTATTGCGCCGGGCCTCTACGCCCACGAAAAACGGCTGGCCTTTCCGCTGCTGTTTACCTCGGTCATACTGTTCTATGCGGGCGCGGCGTTCGCTTATTACGTGGTTTTCCCGCTGGTGTTCGGCTTCTTTACCGCGATAGGACCCGAAGGCATCGTCGAACTCCCGGACATTACCAGCTACCTCAATTTCGTACTCAAAATGTTCTTCGCCTTCGGTGTGGCCTTCGAAATTCCGATCGCCACAGTGCTGTTGATCCTCACCGGCGCCACCACGCCCGCCGATCTCGCAGCCAAACGCCCCTACGTGGTGGTGGGGTGCTTCATCATCGGCATGATGCTGACCCCGCCGGATATTATTTCACAGACCCTTCTCGCGGTTCCCATGTGGATCCTGTTCGAAGTCGGTATCCTTTTCGGGCGGCTGGCAAAACGGGAAGTCGCAGACCCGAAAAGCGATGAGCCTGCTGGCCAATGA
- the tatB gene encoding Sec-independent protein translocase protein TatB: MFDIGFLELLICGVIALLVLGPERLPAAARAAGRWVGGARRMVGQFTSELDRELKAGELRDELRKAGDVGLDDVQKTVRGALDEARKYEHMILPENETQKPRPAPATRRVSGQPKGSEAPAQDQPDAISPSQTPDSGSDGNEQPKRETPQSPPDNRS; this comes from the coding sequence ATGTTCGATATCGGCTTTCTTGAGCTGCTGATCTGCGGCGTCATAGCGCTATTGGTACTCGGTCCCGAGCGCCTTCCCGCGGCTGCCCGTGCGGCTGGCCGCTGGGTGGGTGGTGCACGGCGCATGGTTGGCCAGTTCACCTCGGAACTGGACCGGGAACTGAAAGCCGGCGAACTCCGCGACGAGCTTCGCAAGGCAGGAGATGTTGGCCTCGACGACGTTCAGAAAACCGTGCGCGGCGCCCTGGACGAAGCCAGGAAATACGAGCACATGATCCTGCCCGAGAACGAGACCCAGAAGCCAAGGCCTGCACCTGCGACACGGCGGGTATCCGGCCAGCCAAAGGGCTCCGAGGCTCCAGCGCAGGATCAGCCCGATGCTATTAGCCCCTCGCAGACGCCAGATTCCGGCTCTGACGGAAACGAACAACCCAAACGCGAAACCCCGCAAAGTCCGCCGGATAATCGTTCATGA
- the tatA gene encoding Sec-independent protein translocase subunit TatA: MGISIWQLLIVLGIVILLFGTKKLRNIGSDLGGAIRGFKKSMNDEDSKAENQESLEGKEGEQPQQQAAAEDKPRDKSHS, encoded by the coding sequence ATGGGTATCAGCATCTGGCAATTACTTATCGTACTCGGCATTGTCATTCTGTTGTTCGGAACCAAGAAGCTGCGCAACATCGGCAGTGACCTCGGCGGTGCCATTCGCGGCTTCAAGAAGTCCATGAACGATGAGGACTCCAAGGCCGAGAACCAGGAATCCCTGGAAGGCAAGGAAGGGGAGCAGCCACAGCAACAGGCTGCGGCCGAAGACAAGCCCCGGGACAAGTCCCACAGCTGA
- a CDS encoding phosphoribosyl-ATP diphosphatase produces the protein MSDVLENLARVLEARKEADPETSYVASLHAKGLNKILEKVGEECTETLLAAKDAEHSGETRDVVYETADLWFHSMVMLSSLGLGPKDILEELASRFDLSGLEEKASRNK, from the coding sequence GTGAGCGATGTACTGGAAAACCTGGCGAGGGTTCTGGAGGCCAGGAAAGAGGCAGACCCGGAAACCTCCTATGTAGCCAGCCTCCACGCCAAGGGCCTGAACAAGATCCTGGAAAAAGTGGGAGAAGAGTGCACGGAAACCCTGCTCGCAGCCAAGGACGCAGAGCATTCCGGAGAAACCCGGGACGTGGTTTATGAAACGGCCGACCTGTGGTTTCACAGCATGGTGATGCTGTCGAGCCTGGGCCTTGGCCCGAAAGACATCCTGGAGGAACTGGCCAGCCGGTTCGACCTGTCAGGCCTGGAAGAAAAAGCGTCGAGGAACAAGTGA
- the hisI gene encoding phosphoribosyl-AMP cyclohydrolase produces MQNSSDNVETPDWLDAIRWTEDGLVPAIAQDADTGDILMMAWMNRESLRLTAEEGHAVYWSRSRGKLWRKGETSGHQQVIRDIRLDCDEDVILLKVEQKGGIACHTGRRSCFYRTLKDGQWVSVDPVIKDPGTIYGSN; encoded by the coding sequence ATGCAAAATAGCTCGGATAACGTCGAGACCCCTGATTGGCTGGATGCCATACGCTGGACAGAGGACGGTCTGGTTCCGGCCATCGCCCAGGACGCTGACACCGGCGATATCCTGATGATGGCCTGGATGAACCGCGAGTCGCTCAGGCTTACCGCCGAAGAAGGGCACGCCGTATACTGGTCGCGCTCCCGGGGCAAGCTCTGGCGCAAAGGGGAAACCTCGGGGCACCAACAGGTCATCCGGGACATTCGACTGGACTGCGACGAGGACGTCATCCTGCTGAAAGTAGAGCAAAAAGGCGGCATCGCCTGCCATACTGGCAGACGCAGCTGCTTCTATCGGACTCTGAAAGACGGTCAGTGGGTCAGCGTTGACCCGGTGATCAAGGACCCCGGCACTATTTACGGCAGCAACTGA
- the ubiB gene encoding ubiquinone biosynthesis regulatory protein kinase UbiB has translation MTRLQRLFRIAWVFCRYRLDTFLPIAELPAPLKVFFLLAPWHLFPQPKLDRGDRLRLALEELGPVFVKFGQILSTRRDLLPDDMAESLKNLQDRVPPFPSNEARSIIETSLGAPVSDLFAEFSPDPLASASVAQVHAATLRNGQKVVVKVLRPGIEKVIRQDLALMYLMAGLLEKYWSEGKRLHPVEVVADYDSTIHDELDLQREAANASQLRRNFENSSLIYIPFIDWDYTRKSVLVMERIHGIPIADTAALKAAGVDMKVLAEKGVEIFFTQVFRDSFFHADMHPGNIFVDTSNPADPRYIAIDFGIVGTLAPDDQSYLARNLLAFFRRDYRQVAQLHIQSGWVPPDTPVNQFEAAIRTVCEPIFEKPLKDISFGHFLLRLFQTARRFNMEVQPQLVLLQKTLLNVEGLGRQLYPDLDLWSTAQPFLETWMRKRIGPSGLIKSLQSHLPSWLEQSPEMPQLVHDALLQLRQAGPTEPQNRATLELLREQQIRTERRWRRGTLAVLLIIGGVLGTQHEGQQWIESVPTWSWALFAIAGGLMLRGSR, from the coding sequence GTGACCCGCCTGCAACGCCTGTTCCGAATTGCCTGGGTATTTTGCCGCTATCGGCTGGACACGTTCCTGCCAATCGCAGAACTGCCCGCGCCCCTGAAGGTGTTTTTCCTGCTGGCGCCCTGGCACCTGTTCCCGCAACCGAAACTCGATCGTGGCGACCGCCTGCGGCTGGCGCTGGAGGAACTGGGCCCCGTGTTCGTAAAGTTCGGCCAGATCCTCTCTACCCGAAGGGATCTTTTGCCGGACGACATGGCGGAATCCCTGAAGAACCTCCAGGACCGGGTACCGCCGTTCCCGAGCAATGAAGCCCGGAGCATTATCGAAACCTCCCTCGGTGCCCCGGTTTCAGACCTGTTTGCCGAATTCAGTCCGGACCCGCTTGCCTCGGCATCGGTTGCCCAGGTGCATGCAGCCACCCTGCGCAACGGCCAGAAGGTAGTCGTGAAAGTTCTCCGACCGGGCATCGAGAAGGTAATCCGTCAGGATCTGGCACTGATGTATCTGATGGCTGGCCTGCTGGAAAAATACTGGTCCGAAGGCAAGCGCCTGCACCCGGTGGAAGTGGTAGCCGACTACGATTCCACCATTCACGATGAGCTGGACCTTCAGCGCGAAGCCGCCAACGCCAGCCAGCTGCGCCGGAATTTCGAAAACTCCTCGCTGATCTACATTCCCTTTATCGACTGGGACTACACCCGCAAATCCGTGCTGGTGATGGAGCGGATTCACGGCATCCCCATTGCCGATACCGCCGCTCTGAAAGCCGCAGGTGTCGACATGAAGGTACTGGCCGAGAAAGGCGTGGAGATTTTCTTTACGCAGGTATTCCGGGACAGCTTCTTCCACGCCGACATGCATCCGGGCAACATCTTCGTGGACACCTCGAACCCGGCGGATCCCCGGTATATCGCGATCGATTTCGGAATTGTCGGCACCCTGGCACCGGACGACCAGAGCTACCTTGCCCGCAACCTGCTCGCCTTTTTCCGCCGCGATTACCGGCAGGTTGCACAGCTGCACATCCAGTCCGGCTGGGTACCACCCGATACGCCGGTAAACCAGTTTGAGGCGGCCATCCGTACTGTTTGCGAGCCCATTTTCGAGAAACCCTTGAAGGACATCTCTTTCGGCCATTTCCTGTTGCGCCTGTTCCAGACGGCACGTCGATTCAACATGGAAGTGCAGCCCCAGCTTGTCCTGCTGCAGAAAACCCTCCTGAACGTGGAAGGCCTGGGTCGCCAGCTGTATCCGGATCTGGATCTTTGGAGCACAGCGCAACCCTTCCTTGAGACCTGGATGCGCAAACGCATTGGCCCATCCGGGCTGATCAAGTCGCTGCAGTCGCACCTTCCCTCCTGGCTGGAACAGTCGCCGGAAATGCCCCAGCTGGTGCACGATGCACTCTTGCAACTACGGCAGGCGGGGCCCACCGAGCCCCAGAACCGGGCGACACTGGAGTTGCTCCGCGAACAGCAGATCCGCACCGAGCGGCGCTGGCGACGGGGTACACTCGCGGTACTGCTGATTATCGGGGGCGTTTTAGGCACCCAGCATGAGGGCCAGCAGTGGATTGAAAGCGTACCTACCTGGAGCTGGGCACTGTTTGCCATTGCCGGCGGACTGATGCTCCGGGGCAGCCGATAA
- a CDS encoding SCP2 domain-containing protein — MFPGPTLLSAVSAILESALNRALELDPAGHSALMEALAGPVQFNITDPIALTYTLDRAGNRVRVGSQPVEQPALEITGKPIAFAALATGDDRVFADGRLDVTGDTALAHQLQRALNQLEPDWEAAMARHIGDVPAHFLGQRVRGSIRWSRQAFQSLNANIEEYVHEESRALPGRRELEATFEDIDELNLRTERLEARLNLIENRGKTDESENL, encoded by the coding sequence ATGTTTCCCGGCCCCACCCTCCTTTCCGCTGTCTCCGCTATCCTGGAAAGCGCCCTGAACCGGGCACTGGAACTGGATCCGGCGGGGCATAGCGCCTTGATGGAAGCGTTGGCGGGCCCGGTTCAGTTCAATATCACCGACCCGATTGCCCTGACCTACACCCTGGACCGGGCCGGAAACCGCGTCCGCGTCGGCAGCCAGCCGGTCGAACAGCCAGCGCTCGAGATCACCGGCAAACCCATCGCCTTTGCAGCGCTGGCCACCGGCGATGACCGGGTCTTTGCCGACGGCCGTCTTGACGTGACCGGCGACACAGCGCTGGCCCATCAGCTACAACGAGCCCTGAACCAGCTTGAACCGGATTGGGAAGCCGCCATGGCCCGGCACATTGGCGATGTGCCCGCGCACTTTCTGGGCCAAAGGGTTCGCGGCTCTATCCGATGGAGTCGACAGGCCTTTCAGTCCCTGAATGCCAACATCGAGGAGTATGTGCACGAAGAAAGTCGCGCACTGCCCGGTCGACGGGAGCTGGAAGCTACGTTCGAGGATATCGACGAGCTGAATCTGCGCACGGAAAGACTGGAAGCGCGGCTTAATCTGATTGAAAACCGCGGCAAGACTGACGAATCGGAGAACCTGTGA
- the ubiE gene encoding bifunctional demethylmenaquinone methyltransferase/2-methoxy-6-polyprenyl-1,4-benzoquinol methylase UbiE, whose protein sequence is MSEQQTPTNQAANSNGQDDVTHFGFRNVPKSQKASQVAEVFHSVAGKYDLMNDLMSMGIHRLWKRFTIELSGVRPGHQVLDIAGGTGDLTMKFSDLVGPSGKVVLADINASMLQVGRSRLTDRGYAGNIEYVQADAEHLPFPDNNFNAVSIAFGLRNVTDKDQALRDMTRVLKPGGKLMILEFSKPTNPLLSKAYDTYSFSALPLMGQLIAGDSESYKYLAESIRMHPDQDTLKGMMENAGLVNCKYYNMTGGIVALHVGIKP, encoded by the coding sequence ATGAGCGAGCAGCAAACGCCAACCAACCAGGCCGCAAACAGCAACGGCCAGGACGACGTAACCCATTTCGGTTTCCGCAATGTGCCCAAGAGCCAGAAAGCGAGCCAGGTGGCCGAGGTGTTCCACAGTGTGGCGGGCAAGTACGACCTCATGAATGACCTGATGTCCATGGGAATTCACCGGCTCTGGAAACGTTTCACCATTGAGCTTTCGGGCGTGCGTCCCGGCCACCAGGTGCTGGACATTGCCGGCGGCACTGGCGATCTCACCATGAAGTTTTCAGACCTTGTGGGTCCGTCCGGAAAAGTGGTGCTGGCCGACATCAATGCCTCCATGCTGCAGGTGGGCCGCAGCCGGCTGACCGATCGCGGCTATGCGGGCAACATTGAATACGTACAGGCGGATGCCGAGCATCTGCCGTTTCCGGACAACAACTTCAATGCGGTATCCATCGCCTTCGGTCTGCGCAATGTCACCGATAAAGACCAGGCCCTGCGCGACATGACCCGGGTTCTCAAGCCCGGCGGCAAGCTGATGATCCTGGAATTCTCCAAGCCGACCAATCCATTGCTGAGCAAGGCCTACGACACCTACTCGTTTTCCGCCCTGCCCCTGATGGGCCAGCTCATCGCCGGCGACAGTGAAAGCTACAAGTACCTGGCCGAATCCATCCGCATGCATCCCGACCAGGACACCCTCAAGGGCATGATGGAGAACGCCGGCCTGGTGAACTGCAAGTACTACAACATGACCGGCGGTATCGTCGCCCTGCACGTGGGAATCAAGCCCTGA
- a CDS encoding polyhydroxyalkanoic acid system family protein produces MSVIDVHRPHTLDQEHARQAAESLAKDLSSQFDVHYEWEGDHLKFKRSGVKGHLNITPTDLHIHLELGMMLRPFKSRIEQEIHSQLDQIIKA; encoded by the coding sequence ATGTCTGTAATTGATGTACATCGCCCGCACACCCTGGATCAAGAACACGCAAGGCAGGCCGCAGAATCCCTTGCCAAAGACCTGTCCAGTCAGTTTGACGTGCATTATGAGTGGGAAGGCGACCACCTGAAGTTCAAGCGCAGTGGCGTCAAGGGGCACCTGAACATCACGCCGACAGACCTGCACATTCACCTGGAGCTGGGCATGATGCTGCGGCCCTTCAAATCGCGGATCGAGCAGGAAATCCACTCCCAGCTGGACCAGATCATCAAGGCCTGA
- a CDS encoding FFLEELY motif protein, with product MYRERLVATEARSESARRLQQLLLDYHDFRRLKAEHPLMEHAVSVADWQAERLKSTHEDLYRHPGYHRGLEFLLTDLYAPAGMTRRDDNIDRVFPKMVKWLPDNLLDTFAGLVELNLITQQLDLELAELFHQQGVSARAITTDAYCAAYRESRRLAQRKKQITLVADVGQQLDRYVRNRTLGWLLSMTRGPAEMADLTDLHSFLHRGYSAFRKMDDVELLIDRLVSREQRVMRNILDHHPDPFSLPENL from the coding sequence ATGTACCGTGAGCGCCTCGTCGCTACCGAAGCCCGCTCTGAAAGCGCTCGCCGGCTGCAGCAACTGCTTCTGGACTACCATGATTTCCGGCGCCTGAAAGCCGAGCATCCGCTTATGGAACACGCCGTCTCCGTCGCCGACTGGCAGGCGGAGCGGCTGAAGTCGACCCATGAGGATCTTTATCGCCATCCCGGATATCACCGCGGCCTTGAATTTCTGCTGACCGACCTCTATGCCCCGGCCGGCATGACCCGCCGGGACGACAATATTGATCGGGTGTTTCCCAAAATGGTGAAGTGGTTGCCAGATAATCTGCTGGACACCTTCGCCGGCCTCGTGGAACTGAACCTGATCACCCAGCAGCTGGACCTGGAGCTCGCCGAACTGTTCCATCAACAGGGTGTGTCTGCGCGGGCAATCACCACTGACGCCTATTGTGCCGCCTACCGGGAGAGCCGACGGCTGGCGCAGAGAAAGAAACAGATTACCCTGGTGGCAGACGTTGGCCAGCAACTTGATCGGTATGTCCGCAACCGCACCCTTGGATGGCTGCTATCGATGACCCGGGGCCCGGCAGAGATGGCCGATCTGACGGATCTGCACAGCTTCCTGCACCGGGGCTATTCCGCCTTCCGGAAGATGGACGATGTGGAGCTGCTGATCGACCGGCTGGTTTCCCGGGAACAGCGGGTGATGCGCAACATTCTCGACCATCACCCGGACCCGTTCAGCCTGCCGGAAAACCTCTGA
- a CDS encoding alpha/beta hydrolase: MKASHVRKLIKPIESAYSEMFSGHVYRVGKGAVSVRNHSGKAEQTVIGVHGFLENHCYFTQAYEAPTTELILLTCSNYHIPVNGVTPETPEWEVPIKQLEGTIEYDACILNQALSSLPTTQNIRVHGHSRGGAVILEAIKQWPELYDDVEVVLEAPVLPNGKLSALVTTILEPVSHGMWPWLIRLINSAPSSAYGQTFFGKMNPRKKQLLSKLFSATKDHLTIVRNIENIMDWMARTDSSVYGHVRHGTFLIPAVDRILDRSSMLASARQSPTTMRIVETEAPSHFITLDSKEWVPGFETLPTAAQG, from the coding sequence ATGAAAGCGAGCCATGTTCGCAAGCTGATCAAACCGATTGAAAGCGCCTACTCGGAAATGTTTTCCGGGCATGTGTATCGCGTCGGCAAGGGCGCTGTTTCCGTTCGCAACCACAGCGGCAAAGCGGAGCAGACCGTAATTGGCGTGCACGGTTTTCTGGAAAATCACTGCTACTTCACCCAGGCCTATGAAGCGCCGACCACTGAACTTATCCTGCTCACCTGCAGTAACTACCACATCCCGGTAAACGGCGTTACGCCGGAGACGCCGGAATGGGAAGTGCCGATCAAGCAGCTGGAAGGCACGATCGAGTACGACGCCTGCATTCTTAACCAGGCGCTCTCCAGCCTGCCGACTACTCAGAACATCCGGGTTCATGGACATTCCCGTGGCGGAGCGGTAATTCTCGAGGCCATCAAGCAATGGCCCGAGCTCTATGATGACGTGGAAGTGGTTCTGGAGGCACCGGTACTCCCCAACGGCAAGCTCTCAGCTCTGGTAACCACCATTCTGGAACCGGTCAGTCACGGCATGTGGCCCTGGCTGATCCGGCTGATCAACAGCGCTCCGTCGTCAGCCTATGGCCAGACCTTTTTCGGCAAGATGAACCCGCGCAAGAAGCAGCTGTTGAGCAAGCTGTTCTCAGCCACCAAGGATCACCTGACAATTGTTCGTAACATCGAGAACATCATGGACTGGATGGCGCGGACGGACAGCAGTGTCTACGGTCATGTGCGCCACGGCACCTTCCTGATCCCTGCCGTAGATCGCATTCTCGATCGCTCATCCATGCTGGCCAGCGCCCGCCAGAGCCCGACCACCATGCGCATCGTGGAAACCGAGGCACCGAGCCACTTCATTACGCTGGACAGCAAGGAATGGGTTCCGGGGTTCGAAACGCTCCCGACAGCCGCGCAGGGCTGA
- a CDS encoding WS/DGAT domain-containing protein, translated as MSHEQSHLLLPADSAWLALERPENPMTITVMLRVDGLTAPRFREFLRVYWMAWERFRYMPVKRSPAWWWEQDPTFDVSHHLDVVVDRFTPDSLQEWVSARLNQPLPMYRPRWKFWLAPNAEGGAVLLLRIHHCYADGLSLLGIFDRLCPSSPQQHPAIYGAPEIAELSRWTAAAKAWFGQLMASEEPSEESHGAGNADRSAGNQWQDAGRLLERVAQKSLKLVNEFSEFLVEPEDTATDLRQPLLGRRHCRWSEPVPLDRFRSIARATNVTINDVLLSCVAAAVRTRLGIEGEDLDEAVLHAAVPVDIRSRLPEELKPAPGALGNYFGTVFVPLPVDGESPLERLFRIKHETRRLKKSWQPGIAWGLAASATIVPEPWREPLAEVFYRKASAVVSNVPGTPEARYIAGCRITEQMFWVPQAGDIGLGISIVSYADQVQFGVVADEAVMADPEDFLNDCLQELAQFPGD; from the coding sequence TTGAGTCACGAGCAATCGCATCTCCTGCTACCTGCTGATTCGGCCTGGCTGGCCCTGGAGCGCCCGGAAAACCCCATGACCATCACCGTGATGCTGCGGGTTGATGGGCTCACTGCGCCCCGTTTCAGGGAGTTTCTTCGGGTGTACTGGATGGCCTGGGAGCGTTTCCGGTACATGCCCGTCAAACGCTCACCTGCCTGGTGGTGGGAGCAGGATCCGACGTTTGATGTTAGCCACCACCTTGATGTGGTTGTGGATCGTTTCACGCCCGACAGCCTTCAGGAATGGGTGTCCGCGCGTCTGAACCAGCCTCTGCCCATGTATCGCCCGCGCTGGAAATTCTGGCTTGCGCCCAATGCCGAGGGTGGGGCGGTGCTGCTGCTGCGCATTCACCACTGTTACGCCGATGGCCTGTCTCTGCTGGGCATCTTTGACCGACTGTGCCCATCCTCTCCCCAGCAGCATCCCGCCATTTACGGCGCCCCCGAAATCGCGGAGCTGTCACGCTGGACGGCTGCGGCAAAGGCCTGGTTCGGGCAACTGATGGCATCCGAAGAGCCTTCTGAAGAATCCCACGGTGCTGGCAATGCAGACCGGTCCGCCGGTAATCAATGGCAGGACGCGGGTCGCTTGCTGGAGCGGGTCGCCCAGAAGAGCCTGAAGCTGGTCAATGAATTTTCGGAGTTCCTGGTGGAGCCGGAAGACACGGCGACGGATCTCAGGCAGCCGCTGCTGGGGAGGCGACATTGTCGCTGGTCCGAGCCGGTGCCCCTCGACCGCTTCAGAAGCATTGCCCGAGCAACCAATGTAACCATCAACGATGTGTTGCTGAGCTGTGTGGCGGCGGCTGTGCGCACCCGCCTGGGCATTGAAGGCGAGGACCTCGATGAAGCCGTGCTGCATGCCGCCGTACCGGTGGATATTCGCAGTCGCCTGCCCGAGGAGCTCAAGCCGGCACCCGGCGCGCTGGGCAACTATTTTGGCACCGTGTTTGTACCTTTGCCGGTGGATGGTGAAAGTCCCCTCGAGCGACTTTTCCGCATCAAGCACGAAACCCGCCGTCTTAAGAAAAGCTGGCAGCCCGGCATTGCCTGGGGTCTCGCGGCCAGCGCCACGATTGTTCCAGAGCCTTGGCGGGAGCCGTTGGCCGAGGTGTTCTACCGCAAGGCCAGTGCCGTGGTGTCCAACGTGCCCGGCACTCCGGAGGCCCGGTATATTGCCGGCTGCCGGATAACCGAACAGATGTTCTGGGTGCCCCAGGCCGGGGATATCGGTTTGGGCATCAGCATTGTCAGCTACGCCGACCAGGTGCAGTTTGGCGTCGTTGCCGATGAGGCGGTGATGGCCGACCCCGAAGACTTCCTCAACGACTGCCTGCAGGAACTGGCTCAGTTTCCGGGCGATTAA
- a CDS encoding ABC transporter ATP-binding protein: MSFITVNNLWKEYGEQVILENLNLSVKQGEFCTLVGASGCGKSTFLKMLLGQETQTRGELLLEGEAFPGEPDRNRGIVFQRYSVFPHLTVRQNVLMGLELEQKPWLGKLFGAARKEALEKVDAMLESVGLSPSANKWPHELSGGMQQRLAIAQSLIMRPRVLLLDEPFGALDPGIRGDMHDLLLKLWQETGTTIFMVTHDLKEGFYLGTRLLVFDKVRNDPHDPQAFGATITYDLPIGQTDRKLFEDIHQSVSETARNQAA; this comes from the coding sequence ATGAGCTTCATTACTGTCAACAATCTCTGGAAGGAATACGGCGAACAGGTGATCCTGGAGAACCTGAACCTGAGCGTGAAACAGGGCGAATTCTGCACCCTCGTGGGCGCCTCCGGGTGTGGCAAGTCCACGTTCCTGAAAATGCTTTTAGGCCAGGAAACCCAGACCCGCGGCGAACTGCTCCTGGAGGGCGAGGCCTTCCCCGGCGAGCCGGACCGAAACCGGGGCATCGTATTCCAGCGCTACTCGGTATTCCCGCATCTAACGGTGCGCCAGAACGTGCTGATGGGTCTGGAACTGGAACAGAAACCCTGGCTGGGCAAGCTGTTCGGCGCTGCCCGCAAGGAAGCCCTGGAGAAAGTGGATGCCATGCTGGAGTCAGTGGGCCTGAGCCCATCGGCCAACAAATGGCCTCACGAACTCTCTGGCGGCATGCAGCAGCGACTCGCGATAGCCCAGTCGCTGATCATGCGGCCACGGGTTCTGCTGCTGGATGAGCCTTTCGGCGCATTGGACCCGGGTATTCGCGGTGACATGCACGATCTTCTGCTGAAACTCTGGCAGGAGACCGGCACCACCATCTTCATGGTGACCCACGATCTGAAGGAAGGGTTTTACCTGGGCACCCGACTGCTGGTGTTCGACAAGGTGCGCAACGATCCCCATGACCCACAGGCATTTGGTGCCACCATCACCTACGACTTGCCGATCGGGCAGACAGATCGAAAACTGTTCGAAGACATTCACCAGTCGGTCAGCGAGACAGCCCGGAATCAGGCTGCCTGA